One genomic region from Entelurus aequoreus isolate RoL-2023_Sb linkage group LG14, RoL_Eaeq_v1.1, whole genome shotgun sequence encodes:
- the LOC133664279 gene encoding XK-related protein 4-like produces MRAGLYLTAIYLGVRSRQSGETQRWRYHWRMIYQFADVSMLHLLATFLESAPQLVLQLCIVIQTQELLAVQGMTAGASLVSLAWALSSYQKALRESRDDKKSMGYLAVVVQFCWHFFTIAARVVTFALFASVFQLYFGIFIVLHWCVMTFWIVHCETHFCVSKWEEIVFDMVVGIIYIFSWFNVKEGRTRCRLFIYYSVILGENAALSALWYVYRAPAATDSLAVPALCVIFSSFLTGVLFLLMYYAFFHPNGPRFPHSPSRQRLDPDAAAHFSALPSEGAADSLRSNPGTAATTLERDAKHSERDGCVPVFQVRRAVPSTTLSRAPRLEETVIKIDLCRNRYPAWERHVLDRGIRKAILAIDCSVTPRLQYKDDALVQERLEYETTL; encoded by the exons GTACCTGACTGCCATCTACCTGGGTGTGCGCAGCCGTCAGAGCGGTGAGACGCAGCGTTGGCGTTACCACTGGAGGATGATCTACCAGTTTGCTGACGTCAGCATGCTGCACCTGCTGGCCACCTTCCTGGAGAGTGCTCCGCAACTGGTGCTGCAGTTGTGCATCGTCATCCAGACCCAGGAGCTGCTGGCCGTGCAAG GCATGACGGCGGGCGCCTCCCTGGTGTCTCTGGCCTGGGCCCTGTCGTCGTACCAGAAGGCGCTGAGAGAGTCCCGCGACGACAAGAAGTCCATGGGCTACCTGGCCGTGGTGGTCCAGTTCTGCTGGCACTTCTTCACCATCGCGGCCagagtggtgaccttcgccctgTTTGCGTCCGTCTTCCAACTCTACTTTGGCATCTTCATCGTGCTGCACTGGTGCGTCATGACCTTCTGGATCGTGCACTGTGAGACCCACTTCTGTGTCAGCAAGTGGGAGGAGATCGTCTTCGACATGGTGGTGGGCATCATCTACATCTTCTCCTGGTTCAACGTCAAGGAGGGACGCACCAG GTGTCGTCTGTTCATTTACTACTCTGTGATCCTGGGGGAGAACGCCGCCCTCAGTGCATTGTGGTACGTTTACCGCGCTCCCGCCGCCACCGACTCCTTGGCGGTGCCGGCGCTGTGCGTCATCTTCAGCAGTTTCCTGACGGGGGTGCTGTTCCTGCTCATGTACTACGCCTTCTTTCACCCCAACGGCCCGCGCTTCCCGCACTCGCCCAGCCGCCAGCGCCTGGACCCGGACGCCGCCGCCCACTTCTCCGCGCTGCCGTCCGAGGGCGCCGCCGACTCCCTGCGCTCCAACCCGGGCACCGCCGCCACCACGCTGGAGCGTGACGCCAAGCACTCGGAAAGGGACGGCTGCGTGCCGGTGTTCCAGGTGCGACGCGCCGTGCCGTCCACGACGTTGTCTCGCGCTCCTCGCCTTGAGGAGACGGTCATCAAGATCGACCTGTGCAGGAACCGCTACCCGGCCTGGGAGCGCCACGTCCTGGACCGGGGCATACGCAAAGCCATCCTGGCCATCGACTGCTCCGTGACGCCGCGCCTGCAGTATAAGGATGACGCTCTGGTCCAGGAGAGGTTGGAGTACGAAACCACGTTGTAG